From a region of the Fibrobacter sp. UWB16 genome:
- a CDS encoding clostripain-related cysteine peptidase: MRKKLLFALALVCAYFVGCADYDDSSDNHSVGPNEKEAVIDTARYTVIIYGNAGGDMDSIIEGVYEQMPSLMKSKDVRVFFTYKYGADSSVVGYDEDDNLIKTPFNGKYAEPGQLVAFEMTKDLDLDTIKDHARMAGESIMMHDPGRLTSVLDYVADSLPAKDYVLVFWGHGQGFDFDVDFPELHANRTALAKSQDLAAVMYDEWTLDLETGVKDGMNIYEIKEEIENSKIKHLAGLYFHNCFMGNFETLSEVYTVADYMVASEHVLESDGTLILNLVKELYKKDSFQEAVKASFKDSKDHWRKENKKMKQNGDLSLLKSSEISSFFPIFKDIAKRLNTLYEDPKQKDIIDNAVLGSYYTGEWDSEIFFNDVIFFANVLASFTEDSSLIASTKELKKAYERLVVDYIDAHYSDGNDILSFSLSVLLTPQSFYNDETVWGYTRKEAYENTTFHKKTGWGNLLSVLDGLDVLYEKLANLGDGDEGGSGDGDEGDSEEE; this comes from the coding sequence ATGAGAAAAAAACTACTCTTTGCGCTTGCTTTGGTTTGCGCTTATTTTGTCGGTTGTGCTGATTACGACGATTCTTCGGATAATCATTCTGTCGGCCCAAACGAAAAGGAAGCTGTGATTGACACTGCCCGCTATACCGTTATTATTTATGGCAATGCTGGCGGTGATATGGATTCCATCATTGAAGGTGTTTATGAACAAATGCCGTCACTGATGAAGAGCAAGGATGTTCGTGTATTTTTTACCTATAAATACGGAGCCGATTCTTCTGTTGTAGGTTATGATGAAGATGATAACCTCATAAAAACGCCCTTTAATGGAAAATATGCTGAGCCTGGGCAATTGGTCGCTTTTGAAATGACTAAGGATTTGGATTTGGATACGATTAAGGATCATGCCCGCATGGCTGGTGAGTCTATAATGATGCATGATCCGGGCAGACTTACGAGCGTGTTGGATTATGTTGCGGATAGTCTCCCTGCTAAAGACTACGTGCTTGTTTTTTGGGGACATGGCCAAGGCTTTGACTTTGATGTTGATTTTCCTGAATTGCACGCGAATCGGACTGCTTTGGCTAAATCGCAGGATTTGGCTGCCGTTATGTACGATGAGTGGACTCTTGATTTGGAAACGGGTGTGAAAGATGGCATGAATATATACGAAATTAAGGAAGAAATTGAAAATTCGAAAATCAAACATCTCGCAGGACTTTATTTCCACAACTGCTTTATGGGCAATTTCGAAACTTTGAGTGAAGTTTATACCGTTGCCGATTATATGGTTGCTTCGGAACATGTGCTGGAGTCTGATGGAACCTTGATTTTGAACCTGGTCAAGGAACTGTATAAGAAAGACAGTTTCCAAGAAGCTGTTAAAGCCTCGTTTAAAGATTCGAAGGATCACTGGAGAAAAGAAAACAAGAAGATGAAACAGAATGGCGACCTCAGCTTGTTGAAATCTTCTGAAATTAGTTCTTTCTTCCCGATTTTCAAGGATATCGCTAAGCGTTTGAATACTCTTTACGAAGATCCAAAGCAAAAGGATATCATAGATAACGCGGTCTTGGGTTCGTATTATACAGGCGAATGGGATTCTGAAATATTCTTTAACGATGTTATTTTCTTCGCTAATGTTTTGGCTTCTTTTACAGAAGATAGTTCTCTTATTGCATCCACGAAAGAACTTAAAAAGGCGTATGAAAGGTTGGTTGTCGACTATATTGATGCCCATTACAGTGATGGAAATGACATTCTTTCGTTCTCGTTGTCCGTTTTGTTGACTCCTCAATCTTTCTATAACGATGAAACCGTATGGGGTTATACACGTAAAGAAGCCTACGAAAATACAACATTCCATAAAAAGACGGGCTGGGGCAATTTGCTTAGCGTTCTTGACGGACTTGACGTCCTTTACGAAAAACTCGCAAATCTCGGAGATGGAGACGAAGGCGGTTCCGGAGATGGAGACGAAGGCGATTCCGAAGAGGAATAA
- a CDS encoding glycogen-binding domain-containing protein — protein sequence MSKNSKTVVAKPVKKVATKAAAKPAAEKSAAKTVKAPAKKALPKAEKPAKAPAKVAKATKVEAPKAEVKVAKAPAKKAAAKAPKAAAPKKVAVEFVADCPLATTVSVAGTFNNWTVDADMLKKDKKTGLWVAKISLVPGDYEYKFVCDGKNWDAGDNKIKHV from the coding sequence ATGTCCAAGAATTCTAAAACTGTGGTTGCAAAACCCGTAAAGAAAGTTGCGACGAAGGCTGCGGCAAAACCCGCTGCAGAAAAGTCCGCCGCAAAAACCGTGAAGGCTCCAGCTAAGAAGGCTCTCCCGAAGGCTGAAAAGCCGGCTAAGGCTCCTGCTAAGGTTGCAAAGGCTACAAAAGTTGAAGCCCCGAAAGCTGAAGTGAAGGTCGCCAAGGCCCCGGCAAAGAAAGCCGCTGCAAAGGCTCCGAAGGCCGCCGCACCGAAAAAGGTTGCCGTCGAATTCGTTGCCGATTGCCCGCTTGCAACAACCGTCTCTGTTGCTGGTACGTTCAACAACTGGACTGTCGATGCCGACATGCTCAAGAAGGACAAGAAGACGGGTCTTTGGGTTGCAAAGATTTCCCTCGTTCCGGGCGACTACGAATACAAGTTTGTCTGTGATGGCAAGAACTGGGATGCAGGCGACAATAAGATCAAGCACGTATAA
- the rpe gene encoding ribulose-phosphate 3-epimerase yields the protein MLKQIIAPSVLNANFLELGNGLKAIENGGAGLVHLDIMDGHFVPNISFGPGISACVKKGTKLPLDCHLMIENPENYVGEFAKAGASIISVHAETTNHLDRLLHQIAELGVKPAVAINPATPLESIKYVLDIVDMVLIMSVNPGFGGQSLIPYCLDKIRELRALKPELNIQIDGGVKLDNILACKEAGANIFVVGSAIFGKPDPEAVCKEFVNLVESK from the coding sequence ATGCTTAAACAAATCATCGCTCCCAGCGTCTTGAACGCAAACTTCCTCGAACTCGGCAACGGCCTCAAGGCCATCGAAAACGGAGGCGCAGGCCTCGTTCACTTGGACATCATGGATGGGCACTTTGTCCCAAACATCAGCTTTGGCCCGGGTATTTCTGCCTGCGTCAAGAAGGGCACCAAGCTCCCGCTCGATTGCCATTTGATGATCGAAAATCCGGAAAACTACGTGGGCGAATTTGCTAAAGCCGGTGCAAGCATCATCAGCGTACACGCTGAAACCACGAACCATCTCGACCGTTTGCTGCACCAGATTGCAGAACTCGGCGTCAAGCCCGCAGTCGCCATCAACCCGGCAACTCCGCTCGAAAGCATCAAGTACGTGCTCGACATCGTGGACATGGTACTCATCATGTCTGTGAACCCGGGATTCGGTGGCCAGAGCCTCATTCCTTACTGCCTCGACAAGATTCGTGAACTCCGCGCCCTCAAGCCGGAACTCAACATTCAGATCGATGGCGGCGTTAAGCTCGACAACATCCTCGCCTGCAAAGAAGCGGGTGCAAACATCTTCGTCGTCGGAAGCGCCATTTTCGGCAAGCCCGATCCCGAAGCCGTCTGCAAGGAATTTGTGAATTTAGTAGAAAGCAAATAG
- the lysA gene encoding diaminopimelate decarboxylase, with amino-acid sequence MKYSIPDSVLLKAASEYGTPLWIYDRATIERAVKDVQVFDTVRFAQKACPNLSVVSLIRKLGCVVDAVSAGEIVRALKAGFKGGQQKGKVPEIVYTADIFDRDALELVKKYDIAVNVGSPDMIQQLADFGVKSELTIRVNPGFGHGHSRKTNTGGDLSKHGIWHEQIKDCIKLAQSNGMWITGLHMHIGSGTDFEHLAQVCDAMVDASRHLGSHLRTISAGGGLPIPYHEEEKGNRIDVKAYYDLWDNARKRIQQSIGHDVHLEVEPGRYLVAESGYLVAEIRAVKKQGNNLFYLLDAGFTDLVRPSFYGSYHAISVIARDGRELNETVDAVVAGPLCESGDVFTQEEGGFVVTRKLPKAQVGDLLILHDAGAYGAAMSSNYNSRRYAAETMYTKGEIKLVRERQTFEQLLQNDRIIEL; translated from the coding sequence ATGAAATATTCCATCCCTGATTCAGTGCTTTTGAAAGCGGCCAGTGAATACGGCACCCCGCTTTGGATTTATGACCGTGCGACGATTGAACGTGCTGTAAAGGACGTGCAGGTTTTTGACACTGTGCGCTTTGCTCAGAAGGCATGCCCGAACCTTTCTGTGGTTTCGCTCATCCGCAAGCTTGGCTGCGTTGTCGACGCCGTCTCCGCTGGCGAAATTGTGCGCGCCCTCAAGGCCGGCTTCAAGGGTGGACAGCAGAAGGGCAAGGTTCCTGAAATTGTCTACACAGCCGATATCTTTGACCGCGATGCACTCGAACTCGTGAAGAAGTACGACATCGCCGTGAACGTGGGCTCTCCGGACATGATTCAGCAACTCGCTGATTTTGGCGTGAAGTCTGAACTCACCATCCGCGTGAATCCGGGTTTTGGCCATGGCCACTCCCGCAAGACGAATACCGGTGGCGACCTTTCTAAGCACGGTATTTGGCACGAACAGATTAAGGACTGCATCAAGCTCGCCCAGAGCAACGGCATGTGGATTACCGGTTTGCACATGCACATCGGTTCCGGCACGGATTTTGAACACTTGGCCCAGGTTTGCGATGCCATGGTGGACGCTAGCCGTCACCTCGGTTCTCACCTCCGCACGATTAGCGCTGGTGGTGGCCTCCCGATTCCGTATCATGAAGAAGAAAAGGGCAACCGCATTGACGTGAAGGCTTACTATGATTTGTGGGACAACGCCCGCAAGCGTATCCAGCAGAGCATTGGTCACGATGTCCATCTCGAAGTGGAACCGGGCCGTTACCTTGTTGCAGAAAGCGGCTACCTCGTTGCGGAAATCCGCGCTGTCAAGAAGCAGGGAAATAATTTGTTCTACTTGCTCGACGCTGGCTTTACCGATCTCGTTCGTCCGAGCTTCTACGGTAGCTACCACGCCATTTCCGTGATTGCCCGTGACGGTCGTGAACTGAACGAAACTGTTGACGCTGTTGTCGCTGGCCCGCTTTGCGAATCCGGTGACGTGTTCACGCAGGAAGAAGGTGGCTTTGTCGTGACGCGCAAGCTCCCGAAGGCTCAGGTGGGTGATCTCTTGATTCTCCATGATGCCGGTGCTTACGGTGCCGCCATGAGCAGCAACTACAACAGCCGTCGCTACGCTGCCGAAACGATGTACACGAAGGGCGAAATCAAGCTCGTTCGTGAACGCCAGACTTTCGAACAACTCTTGCAGAACGATCGCATTATTGAATTATAA